One window from the genome of Acinetobacter lanii encodes:
- a CDS encoding ribonuclease D — protein sequence MFQFISQQSELENVLNLMDQTTIYGLDTEFIKVDTFWPKLGVLQINIKGQIFLLDGTTLDLSQFWLKIFNANQNVFHACGEDIDLIYHYADQLPLNNVFDTQVALSFLGHGLQVSYQNALKNILNIDIDKDQTRSDWLARPLSIEQKNYAANDVLYIMQLADKLKCELHTKGMYEAVLEDCRNLTLEIATETPKQKLYTDVGNYRHSRRQLMQLQLLSVWREEMVKALNQPRSFILKNATMIDLVEQNPKNNFQLAQIKQIRPNVIREHGKTILDIIKMLPPAEEWPLRIARPIRHSSKGVTQDVDDLITQIATEIDIPKEVLMRKKWLSALYQHVVFHGDEQDLPSYLLGWRYEVLTRPLIELLNKDAAYLTAQMKVDD from the coding sequence ATGTTCCAATTTATTAGTCAACAAAGCGAACTTGAGAATGTGCTGAACCTGATGGATCAGACGACCATCTATGGTTTAGATACCGAGTTTATTAAAGTTGATACTTTTTGGCCGAAGCTAGGCGTTTTACAAATTAATATCAAAGGTCAAATTTTTCTGCTCGATGGCACCACATTAGATCTTTCTCAATTTTGGCTAAAAATTTTTAATGCCAATCAAAATGTATTTCATGCCTGTGGTGAAGACATTGATCTCATTTATCATTATGCAGATCAATTACCGCTGAATAATGTCTTTGATACGCAAGTGGCCTTGTCTTTCTTAGGACATGGCTTACAAGTCAGTTATCAAAATGCCCTGAAAAATATTTTAAATATTGATATTGATAAAGATCAGACCCGTTCAGATTGGTTGGCACGTCCTTTAAGCATTGAACAGAAAAATTATGCGGCCAATGATGTACTGTACATTATGCAATTGGCAGATAAACTGAAATGTGAACTGCATACCAAAGGCATGTATGAAGCGGTTTTAGAAGATTGTCGCAATCTCACCCTCGAGATTGCCACCGAAACGCCCAAACAAAAGCTCTACACCGATGTGGGCAACTATCGTCATTCGCGCCGTCAGTTGATGCAGTTGCAATTACTCAGTGTATGGCGAGAAGAAATGGTCAAAGCGCTGAATCAACCGCGCAGCTTTATTTTAAAAAATGCCACCATGATTGATTTGGTCGAGCAAAATCCGAAGAATAACTTCCAATTGGCTCAGATTAAGCAAATCCGTCCCAACGTGATCCGTGAACACGGTAAAACCATTTTAGACATTATTAAAATGTTACCGCCGGCAGAAGAATGGCCACTCCGCATTGCGCGTCCAATACGTCATTCATCGAAAGGGGTCACCCAAGATGTCGATGATTTAATCACGCAAATAGCCACTGAAATCGATATACCTAAAGAAGTGTTGATGCGTAAGAAGTGGCTGAGTGCTTTGTATCAGCATGTGGTTTTTCATGGTGATGAACAAGATTTACCGAGTTATTTGTTGGGCTGGCGTTATGAAGTGCTCACCCGTCCTTTAATTGAGTTGTTAAATAAAGACGCCGCGTATTTAACTGCACAAATGAAAGTGGATGATTAA
- a CDS encoding YcgL domain-containing protein: MLCEIYKSSKKDEMYLYVASVNGSDEQEQADPLAVLSDALKTAFGRATFVMKLELHAEKKLARANVLHVMDSIQTKGYYIQLPPEGLINPNAVEPEGLRGA, translated from the coding sequence ATGTTGTGTGAAATCTACAAATCAAGCAAAAAAGATGAAATGTATCTTTACGTTGCAAGTGTAAATGGTTCAGATGAGCAAGAGCAAGCTGATCCATTGGCGGTGTTGTCAGATGCGCTGAAAACAGCATTTGGTCGTGCTACGTTTGTGATGAAACTTGAATTGCATGCAGAAAAAAAGTTAGCCCGTGCTAATGTCTTACATGTGATGGATTCCATTCAAACCAAAGGCTATTATATTCAATTGCCACCAGAAGGCTTAATCAACCCAAATGCGGTAGAACCAGAAGGATTGCGCGGTGCGTGA
- a CDS encoding adenosylcobinamide-GDP ribazoletransferase has protein sequence MMPFWIALQFLSTLPVQLKRMPTPKENAQSLLFYPIIGLLMGLVLFGIVTLLHALPMILLTVMVSVLWIWMSGGLHLDGLADTADAWVGGFGDAERTLNIMKDPSCGPIGVLSLIMVCMIKFVSVYIILQQQQSLALILFPILGRLCPLFLFLSTNYVRQKGLGTAMGEHLPKMWASIMIIAGLLMCLIFSWVGIFTAMIAMFSLVYLRHKFIQRIGGITGDTVGASIEIIEAVSIFSFACVLFY, from the coding sequence ATGATGCCATTTTGGATTGCATTGCAGTTTTTAAGCACCTTGCCTGTACAGCTTAAACGTATGCCGACCCCCAAAGAAAATGCGCAATCCTTGTTGTTTTATCCGATCATCGGTCTATTGATGGGCTTGGTTTTATTTGGAATCGTGACGCTTTTACATGCACTGCCGATGATTCTGCTGACGGTCATGGTGAGTGTGCTATGGATTTGGATGAGCGGAGGCTTACATCTCGATGGACTGGCGGATACTGCAGATGCTTGGGTAGGCGGTTTTGGCGATGCTGAACGCACCTTAAACATTATGAAAGATCCGAGCTGTGGTCCAATTGGGGTGTTGAGTTTGATCATGGTATGTATGATCAAGTTTGTAAGTGTTTATATCATCTTGCAACAACAGCAAAGTTTGGCCTTGATTTTATTTCCCATCTTAGGCCGACTGTGTCCTTTGTTCCTATTTCTAAGCACAAATTATGTGCGTCAAAAAGGTTTGGGTACAGCGATGGGGGAACATCTCCCTAAAATGTGGGCCAGTATCATGATCATTGCCGGCTTGCTGATGTGTCTGATCTTTTCTTGGGTTGGTATATTCACGGCGATGATCGCTATGTTCAGCTTAGTCTATTTAAGGCATAAATTTATTCAGCGTATTGGTGGGATTACAGGGGATACGGTAGGCGCCAGTATCGAGATCATAGAAGCGGTATCGATTTTTTCATTTGCCTGTGTATTGTTTTATTAA
- a CDS encoding porin, whose protein sequence is MNKTVCVFTIGAICMTSVLSHAADVKIYGRANISLDYLDDGKDYNVFTVTSDASRIGFKVDHKLENGMTAFAQIEQEINFATGTNDAKANTFATRDTFAGISSEQYGQLRVGRFDGPFKIARSPVNFFGDMVGDMRNLTRAGSLRFDERNDNTVEYKSPKFGGGFNVLAGISMQNGVQVAQQPNGDEVSDTKAYDAAITYKKDRYDLAAAYQKFEENASNSSPTTARDSYRVAGAYKITDALNLGALYQYSQYDENTASNADAQIFGLAGEYKFTPKTLLRGEYFYRDVDAEDSNSSMIALGLEHKLDPQFRVYGNVATVLNDENANLAPWREGRANANAASPVLAAMGENATALSLGFRYDF, encoded by the coding sequence ATGAATAAAACAGTCTGTGTATTTACCATTGGGGCAATTTGCATGACATCGGTCTTAAGCCATGCTGCAGACGTTAAAATTTACGGTCGCGCAAATATTTCGCTCGACTATTTAGATGATGGCAAAGACTATAACGTGTTCACAGTCACCTCAGATGCGTCACGCATTGGTTTCAAAGTCGACCACAAACTTGAAAATGGCATGACGGCTTTTGCACAAATCGAACAAGAAATTAATTTTGCCACAGGCACCAATGATGCCAAAGCCAATACTTTTGCGACACGTGATACTTTTGCCGGGATCAGCAGTGAGCAATATGGTCAACTGCGTGTCGGACGTTTTGATGGCCCCTTTAAAATTGCACGTAGTCCGGTCAATTTCTTTGGCGATATGGTCGGTGACATGCGTAACTTGACCCGTGCAGGCAGTTTAAGATTTGATGAACGTAACGACAATACGGTGGAATATAAATCACCAAAATTTGGCGGTGGCTTTAATGTTTTAGCCGGCATCTCAATGCAAAATGGCGTGCAAGTGGCTCAACAACCCAATGGTGATGAAGTCAGTGACACCAAAGCCTATGATGCAGCCATTACCTATAAAAAAGACCGTTATGATTTGGCAGCGGCCTATCAAAAATTTGAAGAAAATGCATCAAATTCTTCACCGACCACCGCCCGTGATTCTTACCGTGTGGCAGGCGCTTATAAAATCACTGATGCACTAAATCTTGGTGCTTTATACCAGTATTCTCAATATGATGAAAACACCGCAAGCAATGCTGATGCTCAGATTTTTGGTTTAGCCGGTGAATATAAATTCACCCCAAAAACCTTGCTACGTGGTGAATACTTTTACCGAGATGTCGATGCCGAGGACAGCAACTCAAGCATGATTGCTTTGGGCTTGGAACATAAACTTGACCCACAATTTCGGGTATATGGTAATGTCGCAACCGTCTTGAATGACGAAAATGCCAACCTTGCACCTTGGCGAGAGGGTCGCGCCAACGCCAATGCAGCCTCTCCTGTGCTAGCAGCGATGGGTGAAAATGCCACAGCGCTTTCACTGGGTTTCCGATACGACTTCTAA
- the cobT gene encoding nicotinate-nucleotide--dimethylbenzimidazole phosphoribosyltransferase: MNWWLASCKVPSIEAKQAATERQLQLTKPTGSLSELENTAITLASLQNTPRPNVDAPWISIFAGDHGVMEENISAYPQAVTRQMLQNFTTGGACISVIAKEYNAHLQVIDCGSVGDTYEYAGVERHCIAPGTANFAKTVAMTEAQCAAAMSLGAKSVEDAVAKGASIYVAGEMGIGNTCSASAVACFLLNEPAEQLTGVGTGIRQEQLSHKKQVIDQAIALHQDYVAQDPFKALCAVGGLEIAAMTGAYIRCAQLGLAMVVDGFISTVSALVAVRLNPAVREWMLFGHQSAEYGHRRLLAELKAEPLLKLNLRLGEGSGAGAALGVIKLACSLHNHMATFAEAAVIGDKV, from the coding sequence ATGAATTGGTGGTTAGCGTCATGCAAAGTCCCGAGTATCGAGGCAAAACAAGCGGCGACTGAACGCCAACTACAATTGACTAAGCCGACCGGTTCATTGTCTGAACTTGAAAATACAGCAATCACCTTGGCAAGTTTGCAAAACACGCCACGGCCCAATGTTGATGCACCTTGGATTAGCATTTTTGCCGGTGATCATGGGGTCATGGAAGAGAATATCTCGGCTTACCCGCAAGCGGTCACCCGCCAAATGTTGCAAAATTTCACCACTGGCGGTGCCTGTATCAGTGTGATTGCCAAAGAATATAATGCGCACTTACAGGTGATTGATTGTGGTTCAGTCGGCGATACTTATGAATATGCTGGGGTTGAGCGTCATTGTATTGCCCCAGGAACAGCGAATTTTGCTAAAACCGTAGCCATGACTGAAGCTCAATGTGCAGCAGCTATGTCACTGGGTGCTAAAAGTGTAGAAGATGCGGTGGCAAAAGGTGCTTCGATCTATGTGGCAGGAGAAATGGGCATTGGTAATACCTGTTCAGCTTCTGCTGTGGCGTGTTTTTTATTAAATGAACCAGCGGAACAACTCACCGGTGTGGGCACAGGTATTCGTCAAGAACAACTGAGTCATAAAAAACAGGTGATTGATCAAGCAATTGCATTGCATCAAGACTATGTGGCTCAAGATCCATTTAAAGCTTTATGTGCAGTAGGTGGCTTAGAAATTGCGGCCATGACCGGTGCTTATATTCGTTGTGCGCAACTCGGTTTAGCGATGGTGGTGGACGGCTTTATCAGTACGGTTTCTGCCTTAGTCGCTGTGCGCTTAAATCCTGCGGTACGTGAATGGATGCTATTTGGTCATCAGTCAGCAGAATATGGTCATCGCCGCTTACTGGCTGAACTTAAAGCTGAACCTTTGTTGAAACTCAATTTAAGGCTCGGTGAAGGCAGTGGTGCAGGGGCAGCATTGGGGGTGATTAAACTGGCATGCAGTCTACACAATCACATGGCGACCTTTGCCGAAGCGGCTGTGATTGGTGATAAAGTCTGA
- a CDS encoding alpha/beta fold hydrolase has product MQHLKKHLKDQQTKFKNLGKRVFYGKSLVLSQAMPYEVIGEYKKSKIRYYASPNKKYAEPLVFVAPLAIKMDIYDLYPYRSLIKYFVEQGFDVYLLDWGRFSYQDRDLNFLSFIDDAIPECIAQIRAHSKSDQISLHGWSMAGVFVTLYTALQQPNYVKNLIVLGTPIDSFASGAIGKLYQKINQFLDGKYALQHRLYHGGIPKRLLHTPGVLNAIGFKILDPKGWYEGQKQLLSNLDDTKLLHEHATLGHFLNHMIDYPAGINQDMLFNVWLRNPLNQGYIQLGDKKIELKHIDCSLFVGAGRSDQMVTADAVRPLTGLTNSGDVTFTLIPGGHLGLMSSQRSADEFWPQLSTWLADRSTSISASKTQKNA; this is encoded by the coding sequence ATGCAACATTTAAAAAAGCACTTGAAAGATCAACAAACTAAATTTAAAAATTTGGGCAAGCGTGTTTTTTACGGTAAATCACTGGTCTTATCTCAGGCCATGCCCTATGAGGTGATTGGTGAATATAAAAAATCAAAGATTCGTTATTATGCCTCTCCCAATAAAAAATATGCTGAGCCCTTGGTCTTTGTTGCCCCGTTGGCGATCAAAATGGATATTTATGACCTCTATCCATATCGATCTTTAATTAAATATTTTGTTGAACAAGGCTTTGATGTGTATTTGTTGGATTGGGGTCGTTTTAGTTATCAAGACCGTGATCTTAATTTTTTAAGTTTTATTGATGATGCGATCCCTGAGTGTATTGCTCAAATTCGTGCACATTCAAAATCAGATCAAATTTCATTGCATGGTTGGAGTATGGCCGGGGTTTTTGTGACCTTATATACCGCACTTCAGCAACCGAATTATGTAAAAAACTTGATCGTGTTAGGTACGCCAATTGACAGTTTTGCATCCGGTGCAATTGGTAAACTTTACCAAAAAATTAACCAATTTTTAGATGGCAAATATGCCCTGCAACATCGCCTGTATCACGGCGGTATTCCAAAACGTCTCCTGCATACGCCGGGAGTGCTCAATGCGATTGGCTTTAAAATTTTAGACCCGAAAGGTTGGTACGAGGGTCAAAAGCAATTGCTCTCCAATTTAGATGACACTAAATTATTGCATGAACATGCCACCTTAGGTCATTTCCTCAATCACATGATTGACTACCCAGCAGGCATCAATCAGGACATGCTGTTCAATGTTTGGCTCAGAAATCCACTCAATCAAGGCTATATACAATTAGGCGATAAGAAAATCGAATTAAAACATATAGATTGCTCGCTCTTTGTTGGCGCGGGTCGCAGCGATCAAATGGTCACAGCGGATGCTGTACGACCATTGACTGGATTGACAAATAGTGGAGATGTCACGTTTACTCTGATTCCCGGAGGACACTTGGGACTGATGTCGAGCCAAAGAAGTGCCGATGAATTTTGGCCTCAATTGTCCACATGGTTGGCGGACAGATCGACCTCTATTTCAGCAAGCAAAACGCAAAAAAATGCTTAA
- a CDS encoding NAD(P)-dependent oxidoreductase, with translation MKETDMTTVAFIGLGAMGYRMAAHLPKHFETVWVWNRNFEKAKQHATEYGTQAVELSQAVQADLIFSCLPTSQDVDALIDQVQIKSGAIWIDCTSGVPEAARALSSKLQQHNVQFLDAPVSGQTIGAENATLTFMVGGDADVFAQALPAMQAMGKLIKHVGESGAGFAVKAVNNMLMAVHLCAAAEGFTTLKAHGVNLHEALDCINESSGKSGVTENVLPQRVLNRAFPLTFALPLLAKDTGIAVDLVREAKLSAPIIGLTQSLIQAANDTAAPDSDFSAAVKMYESWSKITLE, from the coding sequence ATAAAAGAGACAGACATGACGACAGTTGCATTCATTGGATTAGGCGCAATGGGTTACCGCATGGCAGCGCATTTACCCAAACATTTTGAGACCGTTTGGGTATGGAATCGAAATTTTGAAAAAGCCAAACAACATGCAACTGAGTATGGCACCCAAGCGGTTGAATTGAGCCAAGCCGTACAAGCCGATCTGATTTTTTCATGCTTACCCACCAGTCAAGACGTTGATGCATTAATCGATCAAGTGCAGATTAAATCCGGCGCGATTTGGATCGACTGTACCAGTGGTGTGCCTGAAGCAGCTCGCGCTTTATCGAGCAAGCTTCAACAGCACAATGTGCAATTTTTAGATGCGCCTGTCAGTGGTCAAACCATTGGTGCTGAAAATGCCACACTGACCTTTATGGTCGGTGGTGATGCAGATGTATTTGCACAAGCGCTGCCTGCGATGCAAGCCATGGGTAAACTGATCAAGCATGTCGGTGAATCAGGTGCAGGTTTTGCGGTAAAAGCGGTGAATAATATGCTAATGGCGGTACATTTGTGTGCTGCGGCAGAAGGATTTACCACTTTAAAAGCGCATGGTGTGAATTTGCATGAAGCACTAGATTGTATCAATGAATCGAGTGGTAAAAGTGGCGTGACTGAAAATGTATTACCACAACGTGTACTGAATCGTGCTTTCCCTTTGACCTTTGCATTGCCTTTACTCGCTAAAGACACTGGTATTGCGGTAGATCTGGTGCGTGAAGCAAAACTTTCAGCCCCGATTATTGGCTTAACCCAAAGCTTAATTCAAGCCGCGAATGACACTGCTGCGCCTGATAGTGACTTTTCTGCTGCAGTAAAAATGTACGAATCATGGAGTAAAATTACCTTAGAATAA
- a CDS encoding O-succinylhomoserine sulfhydrylase has product MSQQDDIEYHLDTLAIRTGHNRTAEGEHSEPIFLTSSFVCENAADAAAKFSGEIEGNTYSRYTNPTVQAFEKRLAVLDGAEAAVATSSGMAGVHAITLAYLKSGDHVVCSRAVFGSILSLFEKYVIKFGVEVTFVDLGDLDAWKQAIRPNTRLLFIETPSNPLAQVGDMQAIADIAHAHGALFAVDNTFCTPILQRPLKFGADLVIYSSTKYIDGQGRALGGAVVGSAKLMEEITGVIRTLGNSLSPFNAWIFLKGLETLSLRMKAHCASAQKLAEWLDAHPNVEKVYYAGLPQHPGHALAKKQQSGFGGVVSFVVKGERQGAWTVIDNTKFLSITSNLGDVKSTITHPATTSHGRMSAEAKQAAGISEGLIRVSVGLEDIDDIIRDIQRGLDLL; this is encoded by the coding sequence ATGAGCCAGCAAGACGACATCGAATATCACTTAGATACTTTAGCCATCCGTACCGGTCACAATCGCACAGCCGAAGGCGAACACAGCGAACCGATTTTTTTAACCTCATCTTTCGTATGTGAAAATGCAGCAGATGCCGCAGCCAAATTCTCAGGTGAAATCGAAGGCAATACCTATTCACGTTATACCAATCCAACGGTACAAGCCTTTGAAAAGCGTTTGGCCGTTTTAGATGGTGCCGAAGCTGCGGTTGCAACCAGTTCAGGTATGGCCGGTGTACATGCGATTACCTTGGCGTATTTAAAGTCGGGTGATCATGTGGTTTGCTCGCGCGCAGTGTTTGGTTCGATTCTGTCTTTATTTGAAAAATATGTGATCAAATTTGGCGTAGAGGTGACCTTTGTCGATTTGGGCGATTTAGACGCTTGGAAGCAAGCGATTCGTCCAAACACACGCTTACTGTTTATTGAAACGCCATCCAACCCATTGGCTCAAGTGGGTGACATGCAAGCCATTGCCGACATTGCCCATGCACATGGGGCATTGTTTGCAGTCGACAATACTTTCTGTACACCGATATTGCAGCGCCCGTTAAAATTTGGTGCGGATCTGGTGATTTATTCATCCACCAAATACATTGATGGTCAAGGCCGTGCTTTAGGTGGTGCTGTGGTTGGTAGTGCAAAACTGATGGAAGAGATTACCGGTGTGATTCGTACACTGGGTAATTCACTCAGTCCATTTAATGCCTGGATTTTCTTAAAAGGTTTGGAAACATTAAGTTTGCGTATGAAGGCACATTGTGCCAGCGCGCAAAAACTTGCTGAATGGTTAGATGCACATCCGAATGTAGAAAAAGTCTATTATGCCGGTTTACCACAGCACCCAGGTCATGCGCTTGCCAAGAAACAGCAGTCCGGTTTTGGTGGCGTGGTGTCCTTTGTGGTGAAAGGTGAGCGTCAAGGCGCTTGGACGGTGATTGACAACACTAAATTCTTGTCCATCACCAGTAATTTAGGGGATGTAAAATCCACCATTACCCATCCAGCGACCACATCGCATGGCAGAATGTCGGCTGAAGCCAAACAAGCTGCTGGAATTAGTGAAGGTTTAATCCGTGTCTCTGTTGGTTTAGAAGATATTGATGATATCATTCGTGATATTCAACGTGGTTTAGATTTGCTTTAA
- a CDS encoding YbaB/EbfC family nucleoid-associated protein produces MNINMLMQQAQRMQKDMEVNVKKAKEELANTEVHAEAGGGLVKVTMTCRNVVKRIEINPELLQDDPDMIEDLIAAAMNDAARQAEVISEEKMKSANAGMGLPPGLAGMF; encoded by the coding sequence ATGAACATTAATATGTTGATGCAACAAGCACAGCGCATGCAAAAAGACATGGAAGTGAATGTCAAGAAAGCCAAAGAAGAGCTTGCCAATACTGAAGTTCATGCAGAAGCGGGCGGTGGTTTGGTGAAAGTGACCATGACCTGTCGTAATGTGGTAAAACGCATCGAAATCAACCCTGAACTACTTCAAGATGATCCAGACATGATCGAAGACTTGATCGCTGCTGCAATGAATGATGCAGCACGTCAAGCAGAAGTGATCTCTGAAGAAAAAATGAAGTCTGCCAATGCAGGCATGGGCTTGCCACCTGGTTTAGCAGGTATGTTCTAA
- a CDS encoding histidine phosphatase family protein has translation MYQIDLLRHGETTLSHTLRGSTDDALTELGWQQMHVTVDQSIQQHHISWDVIFSSPLQRCRLFAESMAAQRQLPLFLDASLQEMHFGDWEGISTAEIYAKSPDLLAQFWEQPTFYTPPNAESLAHFKHRVGTALAHMQQTMHQHQFKSALVVTHGGVIKLLKCLAENQPLDKILSMSAELGQLNRFLLSDERGIRLLEQQP, from the coding sequence ATGTATCAGATTGATCTACTTCGCCATGGAGAAACCACGCTGAGTCATACCTTGCGAGGCTCTACCGATGATGCTTTGACGGAACTCGGTTGGCAACAAATGCATGTTACGGTAGATCAGTCGATACAACAGCATCATATTTCGTGGGATGTGATTTTTAGCTCACCCTTACAGCGTTGTCGACTATTTGCTGAATCTATGGCAGCACAACGACAACTTCCTCTGTTTTTGGATGCGTCGCTTCAAGAAATGCATTTTGGTGACTGGGAGGGGATTTCCACCGCTGAGATTTATGCAAAATCGCCTGATTTATTGGCGCAGTTTTGGGAGCAGCCCACCTTCTATACACCCCCAAATGCGGAAAGCTTAGCTCATTTTAAACATCGTGTTGGCACAGCCTTAGCGCACATGCAACAGACGATGCATCAACATCAATTCAAATCGGCTTTGGTGGTCACGCATGGTGGGGTGATTAAATTACTCAAATGTTTAGCTGAAAACCAACCTTTAGATAAGATCCTCAGTATGTCAGCCGAGTTGGGACAATTGAATCGATTCCTATTGAGTGATGAACGAGGGATTCGCCTGTTGGAGCAACAACCATGA
- a CDS encoding YARHG domain-containing protein, with amino-acid sequence MKKLFLGTMSAILMTFGASAFADNAKECEKLQDDYNVIYAAKGFCFKDPETKAKFGNDNCNTTKPKFSEREQQKLDAIKDRQKELNCK; translated from the coding sequence ATGAAAAAATTATTTCTAGGTACCATGTCTGCGATTTTAATGACATTTGGGGCAAGCGCATTTGCTGACAATGCGAAAGAATGCGAAAAACTGCAGGATGATTACAATGTGATTTATGCAGCCAAAGGCTTCTGCTTTAAAGACCCTGAAACCAAAGCCAAGTTTGGCAATGACAATTGCAATACCACCAAGCCAAAATTCTCAGAAAGAGAACAACAAAAGCTTGACGCCATCAAGGATCGTCAGAAAGAATTGAATTGTAAATAA
- the cobU gene encoding bifunctional adenosylcobinamide kinase/adenosylcobinamide-phosphate guanylyltransferase, translating into MIELILGGARSGKSRLAEQHAIQSGRLVSYVATAQAHDDEMRARIGHHQQQRPIDWTLVEEPLYLAECLEQLDQEQHLILVDCLTLWMSNLLIHDESALQATECQKLLEVLKKLKSDVILVSNETGLGVVPMGQLSRKFVDESGRLHQQLGQIADSVIFCVAGFPMTLKGEKQ; encoded by the coding sequence ATGATTGAACTGATTTTGGGCGGTGCACGCTCCGGCAAAAGTCGCTTGGCAGAACAACATGCGATTCAATCGGGTCGATTGGTCAGCTACGTTGCCACGGCGCAAGCGCATGATGATGAAATGCGTGCACGTATTGGGCATCATCAACAGCAACGACCGATTGACTGGACTTTGGTGGAAGAACCGCTGTATTTGGCTGAATGCTTAGAACAGTTAGATCAAGAACAGCATTTGATCTTGGTGGATTGTTTGACTTTGTGGATGAGTAATTTACTTATCCATGATGAGTCAGCCCTGCAAGCGACTGAATGTCAAAAGCTACTAGAGGTATTAAAAAAATTAAAGTCCGATGTCATTTTAGTCAGCAATGAAACCGGCTTAGGTGTAGTGCCAATGGGGCAGTTGAGTCGAAAATTTGTCGATGAATCGGGAAGACTTCATCAGCAATTGGGACAAATTGCCGATAGCGTTATATTTTGTGTTGCGGGATTTCCCATGACCTTAAAAGGAGAGAAACAATGA
- a CDS encoding HIT family protein translates to MTYDDQNIFARILRGELPAIKVYEDDQVLAFMDIMPQADGHTLVIPKSPAVTLLDLAPDAAAYTIQIVQKVAKAIEKSLDAKGIVLMQLSGASAGQTVPHVHFHLIPSSVHELGKHALTMGDQEKIKALAEKIKAAL, encoded by the coding sequence ATGACTTACGATGATCAAAACATTTTTGCACGAATTTTACGTGGTGAACTTCCTGCAATTAAAGTCTATGAAGATGATCAAGTCTTGGCTTTTATGGACATCATGCCTCAAGCTGATGGCCATACCCTTGTGATTCCGAAATCACCTGCGGTGACCTTGTTAGATTTGGCGCCTGACGCTGCAGCCTATACCATTCAAATTGTACAAAAAGTGGCAAAAGCCATTGAAAAATCCTTGGATGCCAAAGGCATTGTGTTGATGCAATTGTCGGGTGCTTCAGCGGGTCAAACGGTACCGCATGTTCACTTTCATTTAATTCCAAGCTCTGTACATGAGTTAGGCAAACACGCCTTAACCATGGGTGATCAAGAAAAAATTAAAGCACTTGCGGAAAAAATTAAAGCGGCGCTTTAA
- the recR gene encoding recombination mediator RecR, protein MFSDRFDQLVQALRILPSVGPKSAQRMALHLIMKNKQGAVGLAHALNEATSYIHECSICHSLTEDEVCHICLSNERDDSLLCVVESPADVMAIEQSGSFRGKYHVLGGHLSPLDGIGPEEVGIPFLIQRLSAGHVQEVVLATNATVEGQATAHYLVEATRHLPIRMTRIAQGVPQGGELEYVDSHTLSQALHNRMQMK, encoded by the coding sequence ATGTTTAGCGATCGTTTTGATCAGCTGGTTCAGGCATTGAGAATCCTACCTAGCGTTGGGCCGAAATCGGCTCAGCGTATGGCATTGCACCTGATTATGAAAAATAAGCAAGGCGCAGTAGGTTTAGCACATGCACTTAATGAAGCAACCTCATATATTCATGAGTGCTCGATCTGTCACTCATTGACTGAGGATGAAGTATGTCATATCTGCTTGTCCAATGAACGCGATGACAGTTTATTGTGTGTGGTTGAATCACCTGCAGATGTGATGGCAATTGAACAAAGTGGCAGTTTCCGTGGCAAGTATCATGTGTTGGGTGGACATTTATCACCCCTCGATGGGATTGGTCCTGAAGAAGTCGGGATTCCCTTTCTGATTCAACGCTTGTCCGCAGGGCATGTGCAGGAAGTGGTGTTGGCCACCAATGCCACGGTGGAAGGTCAAGCGACTGCACACTACTTGGTTGAGGCGACACGGCATTTGCCGATTCGGATGACCCGCATTGCTCAAGGCGTTCCACAAGGGGGCGAATTGGAGTATGTCGACAGCCATACTTTAAGCCAAGCGCTTCATAATCGTATGCAAATGAAATAA